One segment of Urocitellus parryii isolate mUroPar1 chromosome 5, mUroPar1.hap1, whole genome shotgun sequence DNA contains the following:
- the LOC113189932 gene encoding hibernation-associated plasma protein HP-20 has product MTDVWRLAISVLLVNVFNDQVDCYGPPGPRGYPGVPGLMGPPGFQGLPGIVGIPGHPGPKGNNVKCRCRERSAFTVKLSGRLPPPSKPVVFTEVLYNAQMDLNEMSGIFNCRKPGNYHFSFDVELHHCKVKVGLMKNQAQVMEKRQLSKEEYENVSGAMIMPLRQGDKVWLEADVETEEPNQAEVIIYFSGFLITS; this is encoded by the exons ATGACTG ATGTGTGGAGATTGGCCATATCTGTTCTCCTGGTGAATGTCTTCAATGATCAGGTCGACTGCTATGGACCTCCAGGACCTCGGGGATATCCAGGGGTTCCTGGATTGATGGGGCCCCCTGGTTTCCAAGGTCTCCCAG GCATTGTGGGTATACCAGGACACCCAGGACCAAAAGGGAACAATGTAAAGTGCCGCTGCAGAGAGAGGTCAGCTTTCACTGTAAAGCTCAGTGGAAGGCTCCCGCCACCTTCCAAGCCTGTCGTCTTCACAGAGGTCCTGTACAATGCTCAAATGGACTTGAACGAGATGTCGGGAATCTTTAACTGCAGGAAGCCTGGAAATTACCATTTCAGCTTTGATGTTGAGCTTCACCACTGCAAGGTGAAGGTTGGGCTGATGAAGAACCAAGCCCAAGTCATGGAAAAGCGTCAGCTTTCCAAAGAAGAATATGAAAATGTTTCTGGTGCCATGATTATGCCGCTGAGACAGGGGGACAAGGTGTGGCTAGAAGCAGATGTTGAAACAGAGGAACCAAATCAAGCAGAAGTCATTATCTATTTCTCAGGTTTTCTGATTACCTCCTAA
- the LOC113189294 gene encoding hibernation-associated plasma protein HP-25-like: MPQQRGGALSRRAAGVWILVMALTAALADFNNKGNSEPCEPQGPPGPPGIPGFPGPPGPPGPIGPPGLPGMHGLQGPPGDVEKCPSPPKSAFAVKLSERPPEPFQPIVFKESLYNQEGHYNMTTGQFSCTNPGVYNFGFDIGLFQSSVKISLMKNGIQIREKQAQANDGYRYATGTVIVALEKGDKVWLESKLSGTESEKGITQMVFFGYLLYRN, translated from the exons ATGCCTCAGCAAAGAGGAGGAGCTCTCTCCAGGAGAGCTGCGG GCGTCTGGATTTTGGTCATGGCCctcacagctgccctggctgATTTCAACAATAAAGGAAACTCTGAACCCTGTGAACCTCaaggtcccccaggccctccaggCATCCCAGGCTTTCCAGGCCCTCCAGGACCACCTGGTCCAATAG GACCTCCAGGTTTACCAGGAATGCATGGATTACAAGGTCCTCCTGGAGACGTTGAGAAGTGTCCATCGCCACCAAAGTCTGCCTTTGCTGTGAAGCTGAGTGAGCGTCCCCCAGAGCCCTTCCAGCCCATTGTATTCAAAGAGTCTCTGTATAATCAGGAAGGCCACTATAACATGACCACGGGACAGTTCAGCTGCACCAACCCTGGTGTGTACAATTTTGGCTTTGACATCGGACTGTTTCAGAGTTCTGTGAAGATAAGTCTCATGAAGAATGGTATCCAGATCAGAGAGAAACAAGCCCAAGCCAATGACGGCTACAGATATGCAACGGGGACTGTCATTGTGGCCCTGGAGAAGGGGGACAAAGTCTGGCTGGAATCCAAGCTGAGTGGAACAGAATCTGAAAAAGGAATCACTCAGATGGTGTTCTTTGGGTATTTGCTTTATAGAAATTAA